The Anoplopoma fimbria isolate UVic2021 breed Golden Eagle Sablefish chromosome 20, Afim_UVic_2022, whole genome shotgun sequence genome includes a window with the following:
- the snrnp48 gene encoding U11/U12 small nuclear ribonucleoprotein 48 kDa protein, with the protein MAASSETQSLRERRERLRELTEFTESCRQQLSDMREALGRQDYKQEAMEQCPYDSNHRVPVRSMEKHKASCSLRKMGYSTEEEAEMFDPSVCYENRSVRSFKMDKSTQHQVILQARSAAPLMRMEGVFWQGQYSGQPVDVPQNHKHSVCDLTVADRLALYDHVLSQRKEAASSNNEDLYVDLVSKLQKNEEQNEPKTHLELMAEMRDYKRRRQSYRAKNVHITKKSYTEVIREVINVHSEELTKQWREEEAEEEPTRSELSSHRRRPDEKRSTSLESRQSHSRRRRSRERSQEKESKKKKKKRERDSGSPDEHHHHHHDRKKKKKKKREEREKEK; encoded by the exons ATGGCGGCTTCTTCAGAAACACAAAGTCTCCGGGAGCGACGGGAGCGGCTGCGGGAGCTGACGGAGTTCACGGAGAGCTGCAGACAGCAGCTCAGCGACATGCGGGAGGCGCTGGGCCGCCAGGACTACAAGCAG gAAGCAATGGAGCAGTGTCCCTACGACTCCAACCACAGAGTCCCGGTGAGGAGCATGGAGAAACACAAAGCCTCCTGCAGCCTCCGAAAGATGGGCTACTCCACTGAGGAGGAG GCGGAGATGTTCGATCCTTCTGTGTGTTATGAGAACAGAAGTGTCAGAAGCTTTAAAATGG ACAAATCCACACAGCACCAGGTGATCCTGCAGGCCAGGTCTGCTGCACCACTGATGAGGATGGAAGGAGTCTTCTGGCAAG GTCAGTACTCCGGACAGCCTGTCGATGTGCCGCAGAACCACAAGCACTCCGTGTGTGACCTCACCGTGGCCGACCGATTGGCTCTGTACGATCATGTGCTCAGCCAGCGGAAAGAAGCTGCCTCCTCCAACAACGAGGATCTCTACGTCGACTTGGTGTCCAAACTCCAGAAGA ATGAAGAGCAGAACGAGCCAAAGACTCACCTGGAGCTGATGGCAGAGATGAGGGACTACAAGAGGCGGCGTCAGTCCTACCGAGCCAAGAACGTTCACATCACCAAGAAGTCCTACACTGAG GTGATCAGAGAGGTGATCAACGTCCACTCAGAGGAGCTCACCAAACagtggagagaggaagaggccgAGGAGGAGCCGACCAGATCTGAACTGTCCTCCCACAG GCGCCGGCCGGATGAAAAGCGTTCAACGTCTTTAGAGTCTCGCCAATCCCACAGCCGACGCCGACGCAGCCGTGAACGAAGccaagagaaagagagcaagaagaagaagaagaagagagagag GGATTCCGGCTCCCCGGAtgaacaccaccaccaccaccacgaccgaaagaagaagaagaagaagaagagagaggaaagggagaaggagaagtgA